TTGCGCTCCACTTTGATGCGCTCCTGGTCTTCCATATTGATGGGGGACACCGGTGGCGTGGCGTCGCGGCTGCGCGCCTCAGGCACGGTCTGCGGTTCCTCCTTGAAGGTGGAGGCTCCTCGGCCCAGGCCCAGTTGCGCCGGGTGGCCGCCAGCGAAGGGTGGCGCGTGTGGGAGGTAGCTGATGGTGGCCGTCGGGTACGAGCTCCCAGTCCCGACGGCGGCCCCGGCGCCTCCAGAGGGCGCAGAGGCTGGGGAATAGCTGTTGAGGTTGGTGTAGACTGGAGGTGGCTCCGGGCCGGCGTAGACGCCCCCGGGCCCAGCCGGGGGCCCCGAGCTGGCGCCCAGGGACACGTTGGGGGGCGTCACGTGGTTCATCTTGTGCAGGTCGTCCAGCGCTTTGACAAAGCCGTCTGCGAAGCCCTCCTGCTCCTCGGTGACaccgcccccggcgccccccgcacCTCCGCCGCTGCCTCCCCCGCGGGGGTAAAAGTACTGTCCCGGGGGCGTGGGTGTCGTCGTGATCACTCCGTTGCTGTTGGGGACGATCAGGCGCTCCAGCTCCGATGAGGCAAGCTTGAGCGACGCGCCTGTGTCCGAACCCTGGCCGGAAAAGTAGCTGCTGCCACCGCTGCCCTCTGgtcccgggccccgcgccccgggggcTTTGAGACTTCGGTAGGGGTCGGCCAGGTTGAGCGCCAGGCTGGGTTTCAGGAGTTTGTAGTCGTGTAGAGAAAGGCCGCCCGGAGCCCGGCCGTATCCCGCCGCTGCGTATGAGTCGTCGTGGTAGAAGGGCTGTTCCATTTTAGTGCACATCCGGGCGGCCCAGGCGGTCTGGGGGGGTCCCTGCGGGGCCGCCCCGGGCCTCGCTGCGGCGAGCGGCGCCCTGTCCGCGACGGCGGCTGGACTGGGTATCTGGACGCGCGTTCCCAGGAGCTGGCACCGGCCGGGAGAGGCCAGCCGGCGGCGGTGCGCGGAAGCTCCGTGCGGCTTCTCGAGCCCTTCGGCCCCTGTCCGGCGCGCTCGCTTTCCTGGTGTCGCTTCCCCCTGCTCCCCGCTCCCTGCTGACTCCGGTGCTGGCCTGGCCGCGCTCAAGGTCCCGGCAGCTCAGGCTGAGCCACACGCCTTTATACGGCTATTGTCAGCTACGGAAGTGCGCTCCGATTGGCCGTCGCGCGAgccgggcccccgcgcccccctcctccagcgtggggaaggggaggaggcggcTCGCGTCACTGTCAGGAAGCGCGTGTCCTTGTAAACAGCGGCCACGGGCTGGGTGGCTCGGCGcggctgcagggggaggggctcagGGGACCCCGGGGTGCGCGAAGGAAGGGGTGCTGGTCCGAGATACACGGGGAGGGACTCCAGGGAAGGCACTGATTCCCCTGGATGCGAGGAACTGTTACaaagcaagtgtgtgtgtgtgtgtgtgcgtgcgtgcgcgtgtgcgtgttggggcggagggcgggggtggTCTCCAGGGTGTACACAAAAGGCCTGAGGGACTCGGAGTATTCGAGGGGGGTTGAAGGGCTGATTATATACACAGGGAGACCCCACAAAGGTGAGACAGGAGGATCAACCAGAGTAAATGAGGGAGGGGTAAGGTAATGTGTGGGGGTCCTGAGTACAGAGGGGTTAAAGGACTTGAATTTTAATAGAGGGACTGAACCCAGGAAAAGTGAGGGGGGATCAAAAGGGCAAAAGGAGGGGATGGAGGATCCATTATGCAAAAAATGAGTAGGGGTCCTGAAGCCCATGGGAGAGACTGAGGGCCTCCATAAGGGGAATCTAGTTATGTAGAAAGTGAGGGCTCCGGGGTATACCGAGTCTGGGAAAATATGGGGGGGGGACCCTGTCAGAGGTTGGGAGTCACTGGGGTCATCTGCAAAGCCCTGATGAAGGAGAGTTAAGAGTCCGGACACACTTTCAGAGCCGAGATGATAATGACACAGGGTCTCCAGCTGAGACAAGGAGAGGAGGGGTTTTTGAGGATCCTGGGGATTTGGACTGCTGGATCTTCCATGACTGGCCACCCCTTCTTGTGGGTGCTTTCTAGGCGCCAGTATACTTTGCTCCCATCTCCAAGCCCTCCCCCCGTGACCCGGGGCTTGACCGACACCGTGCCGACTCAGGGTGCTGAACCTACCCCGACGGCCCGGGCGCGGTCGCCCAACCCCACTCCTTCCTTAGAAACAGGCTGGGGAAAGAGCGCCGCGGCAGGAAGTGTGGCAACAGCCCCGGGGGAAGGAGCCCGGCCCTGCCTCCGTCACTCGGATCCTACGGGACCGTGCGCCCCGCCCTGGGTCCGGTTGGGTTCTGCGCCTCAGAAGAGGAACGTGGA
The nucleotide sequence above comes from Canis aureus isolate CA01 chromosome 19, VMU_Caureus_v.1.0, whole genome shotgun sequence. Encoded proteins:
- the JUNB gene encoding transcription factor JunB; amino-acid sequence: MCTKMEQPFYHDDSYAAAGYGRAPGGLSLHDYKLLKPSLALNLADPYRSLKAPGARGPGPEGSGGSSYFSGQGSDTGASLKLASSELERLIVPNSNGVITTTPTPPGQYFYPRGGGSGGGAGGAGGGVTEEQEGFADGFVKALDDLHKMNHVTPPNVSLGASSGPPAGPGGVYAGPEPPPVYTNLNSYSPASAPSGGAGAAVGTGSSYPTATISYLPHAPPFAGGHPAQLGLGRGASTFKEEPQTVPEARSRDATPPVSPINMEDQERIKVERKRLRNRLAATKCRKRKLERIARLEDKVKTLKAENAGLSSTAGLLREQVAQLKQKVMTHVSNGCQLLLGVKGHAF